TCCCGAGATCCGCTCCCGCATTGAAGCAGGCCTGGCGCGCGCCATGGCCGACGGCAGCTACCAGGCGCTGGTAAACCGCATGCCCGCATTCGTGTTTGGCCAACAGATCCTGAATCAATCGCGCACGGTGATTGAGTTGGTGCCGGACTACCGCTGAGCCGCCAGCCAACGGCGATGATCGGAGAAGTGCGCGCGCGCCAGCTGTTCACATTGATGACGGGCCGAATCGCCCACGCTGTTGTCCGCACATTGCACGCGGGGAAAACGCCCGAGACCTGCCAACAACACATACCAGCTGGGGCGCATATACACACTGCCCAGCGGCCCCGCTAACAGGCTGTGAAGATCCTGACCCTGATCCCAACGCGTCAGCAATGCGCGCAAGGCTTCACTGGCGCAGCGCGTGTCGCGCGCCGCCTGCCAATAAGGTTCGTTGCGCCCGGCCAGCAGATAGTGGCCCACAATATAATCCCGCACGCCATCGAACAGCCGGTTGATATGGGCATTGAACGACGCCACCTCCCGAGCCTGAATAAATAATTCAATGGTGGATTGCACCAGCATCAGCGCGGTGGCCTCCAGCGGCTCGACAAATCCCTGCGATAAACCCACCGCCAGACAGTTCCCCTGCCAGTGCTGATGCACCCGCCCCACCGGAAATTGCAGATGCCGCACCGGATGATCAGCGCCCACCCCCGCGTGAGCGCGCAACTCGGCAGCCGCTTGGTCGGGCGCACAAAACCGGCGACTGTACACATAGCCATAGCCGGTGCGCTGCTGCAATGGAATCTGCCAGGCCCAGCCGGCGGTGAGTGCGGTTGAGCGGGTGCGCGCGGGCAAACCTGGCAAGGGCACAGAATCCTGCAACACCACGGCCGCATCATTTAACAGTGCATCGGTGTAAGGGTGAAATCCCACACCCAATCCCTGCTGCAACAACAGGCTGCGAAAGCCGGTGCAATCCAGATAAAAGTCCGCCTTGCATTCCGTGCCATCGGCCAGCGCGAGGCCGGTGATTCTCTGATCATCCGTATGGACCGCGGCTAGCTTTACCGGGCGATACCGCACGCCCCGGCCACAGGCGTGGCGACGCAGCAACGCACTCAGCTTGCCCGCATCAAAGTGATAACCGTAGTC
This region of Simiduia agarivorans SA1 = DSM 21679 genomic DNA includes:
- a CDS encoding tryptophan halogenase family protein, encoding MKPPRSLAIVGGGTAGWMAACLLQAAWGDACTITLIEDPDTPTIGVGEGSTPLLKRFFSRLGLCESDWMPACDATYKAGILFDGWSASEPDYFHPFFSALDLNTGDAFFHQADRRRRGAAVDARPADYFVAAQVAELGLAAAPANALPFEVDYGYHFDAGKLSALLRRHACGRGVRYRPVKLAAVHTDDQRITGLALADGTECKADFYLDCTGFRSLLLQQGLGVGFHPYTDALLNDAAVVLQDSVPLPGLPARTRSTALTAGWAWQIPLQQRTGYGYVYSRRFCAPDQAAAELRAHAGVGADHPVRHLQFPVGRVHQHWQGNCLAVGLSQGFVEPLEATALMLVQSTIELFIQAREVASFNAHINRLFDGVRDYIVGHYLLAGRNEPYWQAARDTRCASEALRALLTRWDQGQDLHSLLAGPLGSVYMRPSWYVLLAGLGRFPRVQCADNSVGDSARHQCEQLARAHFSDHRRWLAAQR